In Apteryx mantelli isolate bAptMan1 chromosome 8, bAptMan1.hap1, whole genome shotgun sequence, the genomic window GCATGTACCTATTAGCTATGCTTTTACTGCTTCTACATGATTGTTATATTGCAATAACTGTGTTAGAAGTACTTGCTTCATTCATGTAATGTGTTCTTTAACCATCATGTGTTCTTGAACTCTGAGAAAGAATTTAGGTAAGTAATGGGGGTGTTCTGGGAGGTTTTGAGTGTGAAGTGCAGCAAAGTACTGTAAAATTCTCATTTCTGTTGAGGGATAAAAGAGAATCTGATTGCCAGGAAGTATGCCAGAGAAAAGAGCTGAAGCCTTTACTTTCAAGTTCAAGACTTATTAAGGACACCACTAGGTTTGTTTGGCCATTTCAGTAACTGGACTACATCATCACTAAAAAAGCAGTAACAGTTTTAGAGCATTTTGAATTTACTTTAAAATCTTACCATATCATACTCCATCTGTGACAATTCCCTAAAATGTTCTTTTCCAAACACCAACAGTCGAGCACGCCCTGTGATGGGTGTCTCTTCCAAGTgagtaaaataaaacacaataaaTAAAACTCCTAAGCTACTGACACTCAGAAGTatcttccatttatttttccttgcacTTTCCTTGAAGAGTTCCCGTTTGTTAGGAGGAAGTGCCTTCCACCAGTTTCTTATGCTCCTGTAAGACACAAACATTGTCAATCTAGGCTGTAGTTAAAAAGGGGGTTGTTATTGTCTGTCTTTGCTCTACTCCCTATTACATCCTCACCTCACGTGAGAGCATGTGAAAGGTTACACTCTACTTGCCCCCCCTACTCCATTCCCTTTCCTCCCTCACACAGGAAGCAGGAGAAGCAAAACCCCTTAGTATCTTGCTCTATCGCCCTTTACCATGTGTAAGTGAGAATGAGAAGAACAAAAGATAAATCTAACACCTCTGATAATGGAAACAACTTTCTTAACACTGTTGAGCAAACTGTCATTTCCATTCTTTTTCCATTCTCTTGGAAAACAAATCActtttagcaaaacatttttctaaattaCTCTAAATTCTAAATTTTCAGGACAGCAGTTCAGTTTAAATCTGAAAAGTTTTGCTTTAAAGATGTTGCCATTACAACTGGTACAAGATTAGGGAAGATTGGGTTTTTGGCTTATAGTTTTATCTGCTTCCATGCAGAGCTCTTTTGAACTCCAAAACCACTCAATTTGACTATCAGATAACACTTGGAATTCTAGTTTTGTAACACACAGAGCACACACAAGATGACAAACACGAATTTAGTCTCTAATTAAACCAGCCTTGCAGTGCCAGAGCACCTATGCTTGCAACAGACTCAAGGCATTGCTGCCCAAAACTCAGATTattcaccaaaaaaacaaaaaaaaaaaaaaaacacccaagaatCAAACTTCCCCTGCTTCCCAGCATCAGGTGGCAAGGGACCACCTGGAATTCAAAAGACAGCAAGTGTCCTGGGCAGCACATTCCCCCACTTCCAAAGCACTGTCCACATACCAAGGAGTTAGAAGAGAACAGGGTTATCCAACCCAGAACAGCCACCTCAGCCCTGATATATCTAGAATACACGGAAGGCTGTGGAGCACAAAAGCGTGCAGCGCATACAGAGTCTTGGGAAGCAGCAACACCAAATGGATATTTTGTTTGTGCAGCTATGGCTGGCTGGTACCCCACAGGATACTGCTTTGCTGTTGAgtgctcagcatttctgaaattcCAAGTTAATTTTCAAGCCTGATTCTTAATGTCTTCTTCAAggataaagaaaacatttttctaacaCAAAGCTACCAAAGGTAGTTCCCATAAGCTCATAGCAATTTTAGCTGGAGGTGGGTAAAGACTGGTTCCTAAAACTGGAATAAAATCAAATGTACAAGTTGAGCCTCCAGTCCTGCAAAGATTTACACAAATACTCAAATGAAAACACTTCATGTGCGCATATCATTTTCTACGAACAACAGTGAACCTATGCACAATGAGGTCTTACTGTCAGAGGGGAAGGTAGTATTTTACCTGCCAAGAATGATAGCAAGTAATTTCTGAGCTGGTTTAATGATAATCCAGAAAAGAGGAACTGGAGCAGCCTGAAATGATGGTGATATGTGAAAAAACCTGATGATTTGAATGTTCCAAGCAGAAAAACGATTTGGGAGTTGCACAAGGGAACTGATTTGGAGGGAAGTGATCTTCTCCACCAGTGGCTGAGAAGACAGGAAGCAAGATCTTGCAGAACTGTGGTGGGCATTCTTGCATACTTCTGTATTTACAACATTCAAAAGACACCTCTGTCCTTTACCAGTTGAGTTTCCATAGTAGTTAGGGCTTCCAGACAAAAAGCAGTTCCTAGTATTTCTACTCAAATCTAGCCTCTGACATGTATCTAGTATACGGCTGACTTGAATTCGGCAATGTCTTGCATAAGATCTATAGAAACTACTGCATTTCCCCTGTTTGGTCAAAGAagtcaaatgaaagaaaatacagttcCTGCCGGGAAACTTTAGACCACAGACGATACTCATACCCCCTTTCATGGGTTAccctgaaacaaaacagaaatagcatAGACATAATAAGGAAAAGCACCCAAACAGGAAACCCTGAAACATCATTTCATCTGAACAGATACCACGTATCTGTTTACCAACAGTTGGGGTGTACAAAAAAGTCACAGTTGCAACTGCATCCTGTTGCAGATTTAAGATAGGAATCTGTTTAAAagtgcaaaaaaaggcaaatattttacattttataacTGAGAACAAAGTaaagtatctttttttcccctcttttcttcctctttaatcACCAAGATATTAGAATGCTAACAGGTGCCCCTTATGGAAAAGGCTTATACACAGCATCACCTTTCCGTGCTCAGCTCCTTGCCACAGGTGTTACTCACACACACGCACGAGCAGGGAGACGTTATTTAGCATTTTGCTAACACCTTTCCTCTGCTCTGGAGCGCACGGTGCGCATGTGCCGTGTCCGGCCTACGACAGAAACGACTCGGCCCGGCGAAACCCCGCGCCTCGCGGCCGGTGCCCTCTTACTCACCCAGCGCGGAAACACCCTCCCGCCCAGGCCCCGGCGGCCGTTTTCACCGTTAGCTCCAGCgccgcccccccagccccgctccccggtCCCCGCCGGCCGGGCGGCGCTGCTCCCCTCAGGAAGAGGAACCGCAGCGGCAGCTCCACCCCGCTCTGCCTTTCGCCCCTCTCTAAAAACGGTCTGACGCGGAGCGGCTGACCTCGGCCCTCCGCGCCCAGGCAGGCCGCGCTCAgcagccccccacccccacctctGGGCGCGATTATCGCGATAGGGCTAGACGTGAGGAGGCGCGAgcgcggagggggggggagaggagacgTGTCGCACTGAGGCGccagaggggggaggggaggcctaGGGACCGGCTCGGTTGAAcacctcctccgcgggctccccTACTCACCGCCccgggaggcggaggcggagccGCCGTCGGTGCGGGGCCGAGGCGGAGGCGGAGGGCGGGAGCGCGGAGGCGGgacggggccggcgctgcccccctccccccgctctGAGGCGGTGGCGGCCTCGCGCCGCCTCGCCGCGACCGTTGCGGAGGCTCCGCCCCGCGGCCTCGAGCCCCGGCGcgcgggcgggacggggcggggcttccccaacggccgcggcgagGCGGGAGGGGCGCGAGGCGGCAGCACCCGCCATTTCGCGGGATCCGCGCGCGCGGTGTCTCCTCAGGGGCTGCTGAGGCGCCGCcgttccccctgccctgcccgccgTGCTGTCGTGAGGCTGCGGCCAGGCGGGCGCCTGCGCTTCAGGCGACTCCTGCATCCTTGGTGCTGGCCCAGTTACGAAGCCCTAGGGCCGTACAGCAGCCTGTCCTTCAGGCCCCTTCTGCTCTCTGTCTTCTCAGCCGCCCCTGCTCCGTCCCTCGCGCTGGGTTGCCGCTGTGGCCTGGCGTCAAGGCGCTTGCCGCTACTGCATGGGAGCCGCTGCCACCGGGAGCGGTGGGTGGGGAGGGGATGGCTGGCTTTTCCCAGGCCCCAGATGATGGCCAGCTGCTAATCCAGTGTGTAACTTCTGGCCAGCCCCTCTGGCCTAACAGTCACGCATCTACCTAGATGCTGAATTGAACAAAGGAACTGACAGGTTACTTGATGAAGAGGTGCGGCTGGAAGGTGCGGGTGGTAATGACGGGGCAGCCCACGCTTCAGACAAGCCACAGGCCTTTGCTGTAAACAAAGGTCCCCTTGCTGGGAAAGGTGAGGAAACGCAGGCCTTTGCCCTTTGCGGTCACATACAGACTGTGTGAGCCCAGTCCAGCACTGCTCCCTGTTCGCTGAACTCCTCTTTATTCCATCCCTTTCTACTATCGGCATCAAGCCTCTTTGCTGGCACAGTCCTTTCCACTGGGGACAGCAGCCTGGGAGATGCATAGTGACTGGACTTCGGAGTCCAGGCCAAGAAGAAACCTTATGTAGTGATAGGTAAAAACTCTCTTTTCAGTTGTCGCAATTCCCTTTTAAGACCTGCCCTGCCTCTTTTAACATAAGGGATGTGAAGGGTAAAAGCTGTCAGTCAATTAGCGTGGCATTAATTTTGGTGACTGTGAGCTTCAGTCATGAAaacagctgagctgcagcagccaAAAGGCAGTCTGTCTAACCTAAGGCCTGTGTGCATCTCAGCTGTCAAAAAATAAAGAACTGGGATGCAAACTCTCATTTATGACTGTCTCCTGATGCTTACGTCCTTATTTCTTAGCCTTTGTATTTGCCTGCTTTTCTTGTCCTCTTCATCTAGCATTCTCCATTCCTAAGCAGAGCATGAAAGCTTTCTACCATCTGTGGAACAAATTTCATTCTTCCACCTCACTGAGTCTCCATTTTCCTTCAAATCTCAAAGCTGAAAATGGGTTTATTTCTTTGCATATTTCTTTCTGCTATTATTTGTTTCTCCAATTGTGTTATTGAACTCTGTCTGCATAGAGGGTATAGGAGCTATTTCTGCATTCCTCACCTAAATTCCTATTAAACTCAGTGGATGTTTTGAGTGTGCAAGGAATACAAGATGGGGCTAAAAATTTGTATTCTACGTTCTGCACTTCTAAAATCTCCAAAAGCGGCATTGCtcataattaaaatttaaaagcagACAAGCAGCAAATACAGCACAGATAATTATAGGATATCTCTGTCAGATACCAACTCTAAATGTCTTTCTATGTGAAAATCTGGTAAATAGTTGATCACTGGATAGTTATAAAGTGGTATTTTTCTATACATAGACAGCTAGTtcaaaaaaacattcaaactagCCATTTTATACCATGGCTACTGTTGAAGTTTAATGAATATATCTACATAgcacctttttttctgaggaaatcATAGAGCTTTAGAGAAGTAGGTAAGATTTACTCCTTGTGCAGACTGAGATTTTGATCACCAGCTTTGTCTCTTCAAAAAAGACAGTGCAGTTCGCATTTCTGAAGACGACCAGAAGGCAAATTCTCATGCCTTAAGACTATGTAAGACCTACTTAGAGATCATAAGTGGTGTATAGGTTTTCTGATGACACTGAATTTCACTGTTGTTCATTGATCTGTAAAGGTTATTAAGATCATGAACCATTTTCAcagtcatttttttttaagatgaaatgcATATTATGCATACTTATGAACTGTGTACGTGGTAGGATGGAACTTACAGGAGCGGCTTATCATTACCCATCCCCAAATCCCTGCTACAGGTCAGTGTGGAGGAAACCACCTTGGATCAAAAACCCTTGATTGACTAGATATGAGTTTCTCAATGCTTTTGCTCTCCACTATACAATAATTCTTAGCACAATTAACAGAGGAACTTGTTCAGTGGCAAAATTGGGGCatctaaaatacaaaatttatcTGGAGAGACTGAAAAAACTGAGAGAATTACAAAGCTAACATTTCCAACAACAGAAAAGAACATATgaagatgggaaagaaaaaggagaacccAATAGACCTGTGGAATAGAATGTGGAAAATAGTGCTGTGTCCTACACACTACTGTGTCCCCGCAGTGCAGTGAGGGGGAATGGGACAAGAAAAGGATTGTCTTTGTCATCCAGGACGGCAGTGGGCTTGGGCTACATTACTACTGATGAGAGCTAGAGCAGCCTTCAGGCTGGCTCGGTACGGAGTAGGATCTGCTGCCATAAAGCTTCCCCTAGGGCTCGCCCAAGGCCGCAGAATTGGTAGGGCTTGCCTGCTCCAACATAAACAAAGTGCTGTGTGCATCTTTAAGTATAGATGCAGGAATGCATGCATGCACGTGCACCCTACCCCCCAGTCATTTGTAAACTAATGCAGACATGTATGAGAACAGAAGCTTGCATATATAAACAGGCCTGGATTTCACCAGGGGAACAGACGGAACAGAGTTTAAGAGGATTTTAATCCCTCCATGAGTCCTTATCTCTCATTTCCTTGTTGTAGCATTGGCATTGCTCCTGGCACTGTCCTCAGATCTTGAGTAGTTCGAAAAATGctttctggttgttttttttttaactagaaattCAAAGTGAGATAGGAGACAAGGCTAAAGGCTTCTTTATGCCGCTGCACAAAAGTGGTTGTAGCACTGTATGGAAAGGGCACCGCTAGCCTCT contains:
- the OMA1 gene encoding metalloendopeptidase OMA1, mitochondrial isoform X2, with protein sequence MKGGMSIVCGLKFPGRNCIFFHLTSLTKQGKCSSFYRSYARHCRIQVSRILDTCQRLDLSRNTRNCFLSGSPNYYGNSTGKGQRCLLNVVNTEVCKNAHHSSARSCFLSSQPLVEKITSLQISSLVQLPNRFSAWNIQIIRFFHISPSFQAAPVPLFWIIIKPAQKLLAIILGRSIRNWWKALPPNKRELFKESARKNKWKILLSVSSLGVLFIVFYFTHLEETPITGRARLLVFGKEHFRELSQMEYDMWMEEFKNKMLPATDARYQVVERVVGHLSESNKDIPQVSEQKWVIHVVEEPGVNAFVLPNGQVFVFTGLLNAVSDIHQLSFILGHEIAHAVLEHAAEKASLVHFLDFLSLIFLTMIWAICPRDSLAVVGQWIQSKLQEFIFDRPYSRTLEAEADKVGLQFAAKACVDVRASSVFWQQMELAETIQGQPKLPEWLSTHPSHENRAEHLDRLIPEIAYKAG